GCCAACGGCGGCGCAGAGATTGGCGAAGGGGAATTCAACGCATCGGCCACCATCGTGGCGGCATTCCAGTAATCGAGGGAGGAACGAAAAATGCGTCTACGCGCTTTAGCGCTGCTGAGCTGTGCGCCCTGGTGGTTTGCCGTCATGCCGGCGACGGCGAACACCGAGCTTATCGGCGCGCCGGTGCAGTTCCACGGCACCGTGGTGAGCCGCCCGTGCAATATCGAGCCGCAGTCCGCCGATCAGTTGGTGGAGATGGGGACGGTGATCGTCAAAACTCTGTACCGCTACGGCCACACCACGCCGGTGCCGTTCAGCATCAAGCTGACCGACTGCAAGACCACGGTATTCAAATCCGTCAGCGTGACCTTCAGCGGCACCGAAGACGGAGAGCTGCCGGGCAAACTGGCGATCAACAACGGCGCGAATGGCGCCGCCATCGCCTTGTTCGATCATCAGGGTGCAGATATCGACCTGAATAAGGCCACCAGTACGGTCACGCTGCAAAACGGCCCCAACAGCCTGAATTTCACCGCCTATGTGCAGGGGCGGCCGAGTGCGATTCAGAACCAAAGTATTACCGAAGGCGAATTCACTTCCGTCGCCAATTTTGTGCTGGCGTACCAATAAGCCCCGCACCATCCCAGGGAAATCAGGAAAACGACCGGCGCACCATCGCCGGCGATTGGCCGTCACCGTTCGCTCCGCTGCGGTGCTGCGGCCTTTTAAGGAGTCACCCATGCCAGATATTCGCTTCACGCTGTTCGACAGCGATAACTTCTACCAGCAGGGGCTGCGTCTGCTGATGCAGGACTATCTGCACTCCCTGAACGAATGCCAGCGTCTGTATCCGCAGTTCTCACCGCTGGCGCTTCAGGCGCTGGATAACATCGAAATCGTGTTCCGCACGCCGGAAGAGCGCTGGGGCTGCGCCAGCTGCTATCAGAGCCCCTACGGCATCCCGCGCCAGCGGCAGCTGACCCTGCTGATCCTCGACGACACGACTCAGCAACAGGTGAAAAACCTGTCGCCGCTGTTCAGCATTCATCGGCGCGATTCGGCCTATGCCATTCGCCTCAAGCTGCAGATGGCGTTGGAAAAATTCATCCAACATCCGTGGATGGCGGTACACACCGCCGGCATGTGGAAATGCCAGTCCTGCCGCATCGCCGCACTCAGCCACTGCGAAAAAAAAGTGCTGGGGTTGATGAGCAGCGGCATGTCCGCCTGCAGCATCGCCGGCCTGCTGCAGCGCAGCCAGAAAACCATCAGCGCCCACAAGCGTTCGGCGATGCGCAAGTTGAACGTGCGCAAAAACAGTGAGTTGAATAAGGTAC
The sequence above is drawn from the Serratia sp. FDAARGOS_506 genome and encodes:
- a CDS encoding fimbrial protein, whose product is MRLRALALLSCAPWWFAVMPATANTELIGAPVQFHGTVVSRPCNIEPQSADQLVEMGTVIVKTLYRYGHTTPVPFSIKLTDCKTTVFKSVSVTFSGTEDGELPGKLAINNGANGAAIALFDHQGADIDLNKATSTVTLQNGPNSLNFTAYVQGRPSAIQNQSITEGEFTSVANFVLAYQ
- a CDS encoding LuxR family transcriptional regulator, producing the protein MPDIRFTLFDSDNFYQQGLRLLMQDYLHSLNECQRLYPQFSPLALQALDNIEIVFRTPEERWGCASCYQSPYGIPRQRQLTLLILDDTTQQQVKNLSPLFSIHRRDSAYAIRLKLQMALEKFIQHPWMAVHTAGMWKCQSCRIAALSHCEKKVLGLMSSGMSACSIAGLLQRSQKTISAHKRSAMRKLNVRKNSELNKVLLNQRGLS